A stretch of the Chlorobiota bacterium genome encodes the following:
- a CDS encoding bifunctional molybdenum cofactor biosynthesis protein MoaC/MoaB: MVDIINKIKTLRYAKAQAIVRLSSQSTVETILNKLVPKGDVFEIGKAAALLAIKNTSNVIPDCHPIPIEFASVNFWIELLEIIIEVEVKTIYKTGVEVEAMHGASIAALTAYDMLKPIDKGIEINSIKLLEKKGGKTDFNGKFMMGLNAAVVVCSDSISTGKKVDFAGKAIISMLESLKINIKDYSIIPDEPKLIKNKTLSLVDDKINLIIFSGGTGLSPRDLTPETILPLIDRKIPGIEETMRSYGQERTPYSMLSRGVAGMIKGSLILTLPGSTKGAQESMNALFPYILHVFNVMNMENHY; encoded by the coding sequence ATGGTTGATATTATAAATAAAATTAAAACACTTCGTTATGCTAAAGCTCAAGCAATTGTAAGGCTAAGTAGTCAATCAACTGTAGAAACTATATTAAATAAGTTAGTACCTAAAGGTGATGTATTTGAAATAGGAAAAGCCGCAGCATTGCTTGCAATAAAAAATACAAGCAATGTAATCCCAGATTGTCATCCAATACCAATAGAATTTGCTTCTGTTAATTTTTGGATTGAGTTATTAGAGATAATTATTGAAGTTGAGGTTAAAACTATTTATAAAACTGGTGTTGAAGTTGAAGCAATGCATGGAGCATCAATTGCTGCTTTAACAGCTTATGATATGCTCAAACCAATTGATAAAGGTATTGAAATAAATTCAATTAAATTGTTAGAGAAAAAAGGTGGTAAAACTGATTTTAATGGAAAGTTTATGATGGGTTTAAATGCTGCAGTGGTTGTATGTTCAGATTCAATATCAACTGGTAAAAAAGTTGACTTTGCTGGCAAAGCAATTATAAGCATGTTGGAATCATTAAAAATTAATATTAAAGATTATTCAATTATACCAGATGAACCTAAGCTTATTAAAAATAAAACTCTAAGTCTTGTTGATGATAAAATAAATTTGATAATTTTTTCCGGTGGTACTGGCCTATCCCCACGAGACCTTACACCTGAAACTATCTTACCTTTAATTGATAGAAAAATTCCTGGAATTGAGGAAACTATGAGGAGTTATGGTCAAGAGAGAACACCATACAGTATGTTATCTAGAGGTGTTGCAGGAATGATTAAGGGCTCATTAATACTAACACTTCCTGGCTCAACAAAAGGTGCACAAGAAAGCATGAATGCTCTTTTTCCATATATACTTCATGTGTTCAATGTAATGAATATGGAAAATCATTATTGA
- a CDS encoding molybdenum cofactor biosynthesis protein MoaE: MSEEKSKKIFIDGAITPNFIAESIAKHSIKKNIGAHQIFLGQIRSDEINGRIVQAIDFTAFKEMAEKEYYNLREIIFGKYELTCMHVYHSLGKIYAGEINLFVFTSSAHRKHATEACAEMVELIKTNLQVWGKEIFDDENHSWKVNK; encoded by the coding sequence ATTTCAGAAGAAAAATCAAAAAAAATATTTATTGATGGAGCAATTACTCCAAACTTCATAGCAGAATCTATAGCAAAACATAGTATTAAAAAGAACATTGGAGCTCATCAAATTTTCTTAGGTCAAATTAGAAGTGATGAAATTAATGGGAGAATTGTTCAAGCAATTGATTTTACAGCATTTAAAGAAATGGCTGAAAAAGAGTACTATAATTTACGTGAAATTATTTTTGGGAAATATGAATTAACTTGTATGCACGTTTATCACAGTCTAGGAAAAATTTATGCTGGTGAAATAAATTTATTTGTATTCACTTCATCAGCTCATAGGAAGCATGCTACTGAAGCTTGTGCTGAAATGGTTGAGCTTATAAAAACTAATTTGCAAGTTTGGGGTAAGGAAATATTTGATGATGAAAATCATTCTTGGAAAGTAAATAAGTAA
- a CDS encoding T9SS type A sorting domain-containing protein — MNKFVVLLSVILTLNISLYGQGKWIQKANFPGVATHEGVGFTINGKGYIVGGTIKYPNWTNEVWEYNPSNDSWIKKSNAPIDGLREPVAFVIGNKAYIGTGMNGTSLINDFWEYDPAIDKWTVKTKFPGTPRRDAIGFAIDNKGYIGLGSDSKVKNNDLYEYDPQLDKWIVKASLPASIRDASIVFTLGNKAYLTTGRNGSSVYNDLWEYDAINNKWSQKLNYAGVARSESVSFVIGLYAFVGLGHTGGAVDFWAYNQLKNSWTVATNFPGGERFESVSFSIGNKGYVGLGSVVGKGLQNDFWEYDLGTTDLDEINIQKDEFSVYPNPISNYLNLLLPSNDIKQLELTIFDVNGKEVFKKQFVNFSIMEKLNIPEFVNGDYFVQVVTYKGKVFNKKISILK; from the coding sequence ATGAATAAATTTGTTGTTCTACTTTCAGTAATCTTGACTCTAAATATATCTTTATATGGACAAGGTAAATGGATTCAAAAGGCTAATTTTCCAGGAGTTGCTACTCATGAGGGAGTAGGATTTACTATAAATGGGAAAGGTTACATTGTTGGTGGTACAATTAAATATCCAAATTGGACTAATGAAGTTTGGGAATACAACCCAAGCAATGATAGTTGGATTAAAAAATCTAATGCTCCAATTGATGGATTACGCGAGCCTGTGGCTTTTGTTATTGGAAACAAAGCATACATAGGGACAGGAATGAATGGAACTTCACTTATAAATGATTTTTGGGAATATGATCCAGCTATAGATAAGTGGACAGTAAAAACAAAATTTCCTGGAACCCCAAGAAGGGATGCAATTGGTTTTGCAATAGATAACAAAGGTTATATTGGATTAGGAAGTGATTCTAAAGTAAAAAATAATGATTTATACGAATATGATCCACAATTAGATAAATGGATAGTAAAAGCAAGTTTGCCTGCATCAATACGTGATGCTTCAATTGTGTTTACCTTAGGGAATAAAGCATATTTAACTACAGGGAGAAATGGATCATCGGTCTATAATGACTTATGGGAATATGATGCCATCAATAATAAATGGTCACAAAAATTAAATTATGCTGGAGTTGCAAGGTCTGAATCTGTTTCATTTGTAATAGGATTATATGCGTTTGTAGGTTTAGGACATACAGGTGGAGCAGTTGACTTTTGGGCTTACAATCAATTGAAAAATAGTTGGACTGTTGCAACTAATTTCCCAGGTGGAGAACGTTTCGAATCTGTATCATTTTCGATTGGTAATAAGGGTTATGTTGGGTTAGGATCTGTAGTAGGGAAAGGGCTTCAAAATGACTTTTGGGAGTATGACTTAGGCACAACAGACTTAGATGAAATTAACATTCAAAAAGATGAGTTTTCAGTTTATCCAAATCCAATTAGTAATTATTTAAATCTATTATTACCCTCAAATGATATAAAACAACTTGAGTTGACAATTTTTGATGTTAATGGTAAAGAAGTTTTTAAAAAACAATTTGTTAATTTTTCAATTATGGAAAAACTTAATATACCTGAATTTGTAAATGGAGATTATTTTGTTCAAGTAGTAACATATAAAGGGAAAGTGTTTAATAAAAAAATATCTATTTTGAAGTAG
- a CDS encoding VOC family protein, protein MKNAINWFEIPVKDFARAKSFYETILSCEMQVMEGMGMKSAFFPADMQNGIGGCIIEGDGYEPSINGSLVYLNGGEDLSLVLSKVESAGGSIILSKTLIGSNGFMAYFTDTEGNKIGLHSTK, encoded by the coding sequence ATGAAAAATGCTATTAACTGGTTCGAAATCCCAGTAAAAGATTTCGCAAGAGCTAAAAGTTTTTACGAAACAATATTAAGTTGTGAAATGCAAGTAATGGAAGGCATGGGTATGAAATCTGCATTCTTTCCTGCTGATATGCAAAACGGTATTGGTGGTTGTATTATTGAAGGAGATGGTTATGAGCCATCAATTAATGGATCATTAGTTTATTTAAATGGTGGAGAAGACTTAAGTTTAGTTTTATCTAAAGTAGAATCTGCAGGTGGTAGTATCATATTATCTAAAACCCTTATAGGTTCAAACGGCTTCATGGCTTATTTTACTGATACAGAGGGGAATAAAATTGGTCTTCATTCAACTAAATAG
- a CDS encoding glutamate racemase, producing the protein MLKQTSPIGLFDSGIGGLTVVRQVMASMSNENIIYFGDTARVPYGSKSTDTVIGYSLQAAEYLESLGVKIIIIACNTASAVALEAVQSRVKIPVIGVIKPGAKAAVELSKMGRIGVIGTEGTIRSGAYKKYITEFKKDSQVSVQACPLFVALAEEGWAHHKATLLIANEYLKPLLNNSIDTLIMGCTHYPVLEPSIAEICGDNIVLIDPGIATSIEAKKVLAENNLLNDTSDDPRYEYYLTDLPHKFVEVGEQFLGKKMDHYQRITLEDLSIFGH; encoded by the coding sequence TTGTTAAAGCAGACATCTCCAATAGGGTTATTTGATTCTGGTATAGGTGGATTAACTGTTGTAAGGCAGGTAATGGCTTCTATGTCAAATGAAAACATTATTTATTTCGGTGATACAGCAAGAGTTCCCTATGGTTCAAAATCAACTGATACAGTAATTGGATATTCACTTCAAGCTGCAGAATATTTAGAGAGTTTAGGAGTGAAGATAATTATTATTGCATGTAATACTGCATCAGCTGTTGCTTTAGAAGCAGTTCAATCTAGGGTAAAGATCCCTGTGATTGGTGTGATAAAGCCAGGTGCAAAAGCTGCAGTTGAATTATCAAAAATGGGTAGGATTGGTGTGATTGGTACTGAAGGAACTATTAGATCTGGAGCATATAAAAAATATATAACAGAATTCAAGAAAGATTCACAAGTTTCAGTTCAGGCTTGTCCTTTGTTCGTTGCACTAGCTGAAGAAGGGTGGGCTCATCATAAAGCAACACTACTTATTGCTAATGAATATTTAAAACCTTTATTAAATAATTCAATAGATACATTAATTATGGGCTGTACCCATTATCCTGTTTTAGAGCCAAGTATAGCTGAAATTTGTGGTGATAATATTGTTTTAATTGATCCTGGAATTGCAACTTCTATTGAAGCTAAGAAAGTTCTAGCCGAAAATAATCTTTTAAATGATACTAGTGATGATCCGAGATATGAATATTATCTAACAGATCTTCCTCATAAATTTGTGGAGGTTGGAGAACAATTTCTAGGAAAAAAAATGGATCATTATCAAAGGATAACTCTCGAAGATCTAAGCATTTTTGGGCATTAG
- a CDS encoding arylamine N-acetyltransferase has translation MYIPISLSSPKLELGERELKQYLKRIGASYDHLGELRYLNHLHHRHLLSVPFENYDIVNKIHIELEWPNLFDKIIIRKRGGFCYELNYMFSWMLKNTFYEVDLISANVYSRGKFPVNDSNLPKSTFDLLINDWVAGKLGQNFDHLCLIINTSNGKYLADVGFGGLFIHPLKIEIGVVTEQRSGTWRIVDGINNKYILEKFYNNIWLPIYKFSTTTYDIKNFSQMLNYHSTSPKSTFTQFSQAQILTENGRASFNGNMLSIKKENLIVSQKEVSIEEFKYYLEHIFDFLPSEIEQITNGNYFL, from the coding sequence ATGTACATCCCAATTTCTTTATCATCTCCAAAATTAGAATTAGGTGAAAGAGAACTTAAACAATATTTAAAAAGAATTGGGGCTAGTTATGATCATTTAGGTGAGTTGAGATATTTAAATCACCTACATCATAGGCATTTGCTTTCTGTTCCTTTTGAAAATTATGATATAGTAAACAAAATTCATATTGAATTAGAATGGCCAAATTTATTTGATAAAATTATTATTAGAAAAAGAGGTGGATTCTGTTACGAATTGAACTATATGTTTTCTTGGATGTTAAAAAATACTTTTTATGAAGTGGATTTAATATCAGCAAATGTATATTCAAGAGGAAAATTTCCAGTTAATGATTCTAATTTACCAAAATCTACTTTCGATTTGTTGATTAATGATTGGGTTGCTGGAAAGTTAGGTCAAAACTTTGATCATCTATGTTTGATTATAAATACTTCTAATGGAAAATATTTAGCCGATGTAGGATTTGGTGGATTATTTATTCATCCGTTAAAAATTGAAATTGGTGTGGTAACTGAACAAAGATCTGGGACTTGGAGAATTGTTGATGGAATTAATAATAAATATATATTGGAAAAATTTTACAATAATATTTGGCTACCAATATATAAATTCTCAACAACTACTTACGATATAAAAAATTTTTCTCAAATGTTAAATTATCATTCCACTTCACCAAAATCAACTTTCACACAATTTTCTCAAGCACAAATATTAACAGAAAATGGGAGGGCTTCGTTCAATGGGAACATGTTATCAATTAAAAAGGAGAACCTTATTGTTTCACAAAAAGAAGTTTCAATTGAAGAATTTAAATATTACCTTGAACACATTTTTGATTTCTTACCTAGTGAAATTGAACAAATCACCAACGGAAATTATTTTTTATAG
- a CDS encoding YceI family protein, with translation MKKLILATLVTLIGFGVLAFKPVPVGKWDLDKSHSNVKFSVTHLLVSETEGTFKIANASVLSDKPDFTDALINFDIDVNSINTDNADRDKHLKSDDFFNAEQFPKAVFTSTSFTKVKGNNYKLIGNLKIRDITKPVTFNVIYGGTVKDPWGNVKAGFKATTKINRFDYNLKWNTLTEVGGAVVGKEVTLICNIELKKS, from the coding sequence ATGAAAAAATTAATTTTAGCTACTTTAGTAACTTTAATAGGTTTTGGTGTATTAGCATTTAAACCAGTTCCAGTAGGAAAATGGGATTTGGACAAATCTCATTCAAATGTAAAATTCTCTGTTACACATTTACTAGTGTCAGAAACTGAAGGTACTTTCAAGATTGCAAATGCAAGTGTACTTTCAGATAAGCCAGATTTTACCGATGCATTAATTAATTTTGATATTGATGTTAATTCTATTAACACTGATAATGCAGACCGTGATAAACATTTAAAGAGTGATGATTTTTTTAATGCTGAACAATTTCCAAAAGCAGTTTTTACAAGCACATCTTTTACAAAAGTTAAAGGTAATAACTATAAATTAATTGGAAACCTTAAAATTAGAGACATAACTAAGCCAGTTACATTTAATGTAATATATGGAGGAACTGTAAAAGATCCTTGGGGAAATGTTAAGGCTGGTTTTAAAGCAACAACTAAAATCAATCGTTTTGATTATAACTTAAAATGGAATACCTTAACTGAAGTTGGAGGTGCAGTTGTTGGTAAAGAAGTTACTTTAATTTGTAACATTGAGTTAAAAAAATCATAA
- a CDS encoding carboxylate-amine ligase — MKPQEFINKTSSEIDPYLKPTFSLGVEEEYMIIDPNTRELKSHLEFGILEKAQVKLHSNVKPEMHGSMLEIGSEVCNNSAILKDDLRRIRKIVIDLVEENGLKLGAASTHPFSHWSTQEITPDARYEAIVEDMQVLARSLIIFGMHIHVGIENREIQIQLMNELRYFMPHILALAVNSPFWTGFNTGLKSYRSKVFERFPRTGIPGEFKSWNDYQSYVKLLIRTNCIDNAKKVWYDIRPHPTFPTLEIRICDLPMTLNETVAIAALVQAITAKLFKLYQKNLTFRLYSRALIMENKWRAVRYGLDGKLIDFGKQKEVSTRELILELLHFVDDVVDDLGSRNEIEYIKTILENNTGAERQLKVYNENDKDTKAVVDYIIQQTALGI, encoded by the coding sequence ATGAAACCACAAGAGTTTATAAATAAAACTTCATCTGAAATAGATCCATATTTAAAGCCTACATTTTCTTTAGGTGTAGAGGAAGAGTATATGATTATAGATCCTAATACACGTGAATTAAAATCTCATTTGGAATTTGGGATATTAGAAAAAGCCCAAGTGAAATTGCATTCAAATGTTAAGCCCGAAATGCATGGATCAATGCTCGAAATTGGTAGTGAAGTATGTAACAATTCTGCAATATTAAAAGATGATTTAAGAAGAATAAGAAAAATTGTTATTGATTTAGTTGAAGAGAATGGTTTAAAACTTGGTGCTGCAAGTACTCATCCATTTTCACATTGGTCAACTCAAGAAATTACACCAGATGCCAGATATGAGGCTATTGTAGAAGACATGCAAGTACTTGCACGCTCTTTAATAATTTTTGGAATGCATATTCATGTTGGTATTGAAAATCGTGAAATTCAGATTCAGCTAATGAATGAGTTACGTTACTTTATGCCACATATTTTAGCTTTAGCAGTTAACTCTCCATTTTGGACTGGCTTTAATACTGGATTGAAAAGTTATCGTTCAAAAGTATTTGAAAGGTTCCCAAGAACTGGAATACCAGGAGAGTTTAAAAGTTGGAATGATTATCAAAGTTATGTAAAACTTTTAATTAGAACCAATTGTATTGATAATGCAAAAAAAGTTTGGTATGATATAAGACCTCATCCTACATTTCCAACTCTAGAAATTCGGATTTGTGATTTGCCGATGACGCTCAACGAAACTGTTGCAATTGCAGCTTTAGTTCAAGCAATAACTGCAAAATTGTTTAAACTTTATCAAAAAAATCTAACTTTTAGACTTTATAGTAGAGCTTTAATTATGGAAAATAAATGGAGGGCTGTTAGATATGGTTTAGATGGCAAGTTGATTGATTTTGGAAAACAAAAAGAAGTTTCAACTCGAGAACTTATTCTAGAATTGCTTCACTTTGTTGATGATGTTGTTGATGACTTAGGAAGCCGAAATGAAATTGAATATATTAAAACTATACTAGAAAACAATACTGGTGCTGAAAGACAACTAAAAGTATATAATGAAAATGATAAAGATACAAAAGCAGTTGTTGATTATATAATTCAACAGACAGCTTTAGGAATTTAA